ACACCATTTCATGTGCGGACATTATTGCGCCAAACCGATCGGATCGTATTCTCATTTGATGGTGATACAGCGGGTCAACGTGCCGCGCAGCGCGCATTAGAAGCATGTTTGCCAATTCTCTCCGACGATAAAGAAATTCGTTTTTTATTCTTACCGAGTGAGCATGATCCAGATAGCTACATTCGGCAGTATGGATCAGTGGCTTTTGAACAAGCAATTAACCAAGCGATGCCTTTATCGGGATTCTTTTTCAAGCTCGCTAGTGATGGCAATGATCTAGCAACTCCAGAGGGTCGAGCAAAAACCCATCACGTTGCAAAACCCTGGTTGCAATCGATGCCAGCCATTGCTTTGCGCTCTCAACTGCTGCGAGAACTTGCCAATCGCACCGCATCGAGTGTGAGCGAGCTCGAGCAATTTTGTGCGCTGACGCCAGCGACTAAAGCACCAGCCCCTAACACTCAAGCCCAAACAAAACCGCAGGCTATTAGACCGGCAATGACAAAACCCATCACCCCTCGATCGGCAAAGCAATCCCGTCCGAACGTTGAGCCACCCAAGCCAACTGATTTATCGGAACACATCATGCGTTTGTTGATTCAGTTTCCGATTCTGGGAAAAGAAATGACTTTGGAACAGCGTCAACTGGCGCTTGAAATTGCTAAAAAACGATCGGATAAGGCCCATGACCTAATGGGCGATCTAATTCACCAATGCGATGTTTTAGAGCTTGGAGAAGAAAATCAAAATTCCTCCTTTGCCGTTTTTCAGGATCAGTTGGCTACCAGTCCATTGGCTGATTTGTACCAAATCCTAAGGCAGCGGATCTTAGGCTCTGAGATTGAGCTTATTGGAGCAAAAGAGGATTTAATCGGGGTTTTAAGTAAGTTGGAACTTGTTAATCTCAAAGCCGAAATGACTGAAATTACGGGAAAAATGACCCAAGGCACAGCAAATCCCGGGGATTTAGAACGGTATCGGCAAATTAGTCAGCGTTTGAGTAAACGGTAGGAAATTTAGACAATTGATGGCATAAAACGATATTTTTTATGCTTTTGTAGGTCTTGCTTGACTCAATCGAGTATAATACGCATTTCCAGAAAAAACTATTTGAATCAGCCACTTACCTCCTTGGCCTGAGAACCTTTGGATGATCGATACGGGTAAATGAACCAGATCGTCAGGACATATGGCCTAAGTAAGTAATCACTAACTTATTAGATTGATCGATTGCAAAGATACCCATGAAAAAACCAGTTACCAAAGCTGCTCCTAAAAAATTAGCAAAACCTATTGCGAAGGCAAAAGCTGCAATTAAAAAGGCAAAGCCTGTTGCGGCTGTTAAGAAGGCCGTAAAAGTTGCTGCAAAGAAGCCCACGAAGGTACTAGTAAAAAAAGTTAGCAAATCATCTAAAGCGCCTGCAAAAAAAGCGGTCTCCAAGGTTGTGAAGCCAATTGCAAAGAATGCAAAGGCTAATGCCAAATCGGTAAAACCAGCCCCCAAATTAACCGCCAAGGAATTGGCAAAAAAGGCAGCTGAAGAAAAGGCATTAAAGAAGGCACAAGAAAAAGCAGCCAAAGAACAAGCGAAGGCGGAGGCAAAAGCTGCCAAATTAAAAGCAAAAGAAGCAGCTGTTGAGCTCGATGAAAATGGGCAGCCGATCAAAAAAACGCGTGGTCGAAAACCCAAGGCCGAAGTAGTTACTGAGCCAGGCGTGGACAACCGAACTGATCGGCAGAAGGCGCGCGATCGCAAAGCAAAAGAAAAGGCGCTGCTAAAAGAGTTTGCTGCGCAACAATTGGGTAGTGAGGAGCAGCAAGAATTACGCCGCTCGCGCTTGAAGACCCTCATTAAGATGGGTAAATCCAAAGGGTATTTAACCCATGGCGAGATGAACGATGTGATGTCCGATGAGTTATCTGAGGTAGATGCCCTAGAAACTCTGATCGGTCTTCTCAATGACATTGGCATTACTGTTTACGAGCAAGCGCCAGACGCAGAAACCCTTTTGCTCAATGAGCATGGACCCACTGCAACTTCAGAAGAGGAGGCTGAGGAAGAGGCCGAAGCTGCCCTCTCAACGGTTGACTCCGAATTTGGACGAACCACCGACCCTGTGCGCATGTACATGCGTGAGATGGGTACCGTTGATTTGTTGACCCGTGAGGGCGAAATCGTCATTGCCAAAAAGATTGAAGCTGGCCTTAAGGACATGGTGATGGCTTTGTCTGCTTGCCCAGTAACAATCTCAGAGATCCTAGCTAATGTAGACAAGATCGTTTCAGGTGAAATGGAAATTGATCAGTTTGTTGATGGCTTAGTCGATCCAAATGCCGAAGATATCCCGATGGCTGCTGATGAGCCCGAGGATCTCGAGCTCATGGAAGAGGGCGAGGAGGGGGATGATGAGGAAGGTGGCGGCGGTGGTGCAAGTACTGCAAGTGCCAAACAACTCGAGGAGTTAAAGCAACGTTCTCTTGAAAAGTTTGCGGTGATTCGGGCTCAGTTTGACAAGATGCGTCGTGCCCACGATCGCGATGGGTATAACTCACCCGGTTATTTAAAAGCCCAAGATGCGATTCGCAATGAGTTACTTGGTTTTCGTTTAACGGCGAAGAGTGTTGAAAAACTCTGCGATACCATGCGTGCGCAAGTGGATGAAGTATGGAAGCTTGAGCGCGGCATTGTGAGCATTCTGGTTGATAAGATCGGAATCCCACGCGCTGAAGTTCTGCAAGCATTTCCAAAAATGGCTATGAACTTGCGTTGGACTGCAAATCTTCTTAAGGATCCAAAACCCTATAGCGCCCTCTTGGAGCGGAATGTGCCTGCAATTCAAGAGCTGCAACAGAAATTGATCGATATTCAAACCAAGGTGGTCTTACCACTCAATGAGCTCAAAGAAGTCAACAAGCAAATGATTGCGGGTGAGAAGCGGGCGCGTGAAGCAAAGCGCGAGATGACCGTTGCAAACTTGCGCTTGGTGATCTCAATTGCTAAGAAGTACACCAACCGCGGCTTACAGTTCTTGGATTTGATTCAAGAGGGCAATATCGGCCTCATGAAAGCAGTGGATAAGTTTGAGTATCGTCGCGGTTATAAGTTCTCAACCTATGCAACATGGTGGATTCGTCAAGCGATCACGCGCTCGATTGCGGATCAAGCTAGAACGATCCGTATCCCGGTGCATATGATCGAAACCATCAATAAGATGAATCGTATTAGCCGTCAAATTTTGCAAGAAACAGGACATGAGCCTGACGCAGCAACCTTGGCTCAGAAGATGGAGATACCAGAAGATAAGATTCGTAAGATCATGAAGATTGCGAAAGAGCCAATCTCGATGGAAACCCCAATTGGCGATGATGAAGATTCGCATTTGGGTGACTTCATTGAAGACTCCAATACCCTAGCTCCAGCCGAGGCTGCATTGCATGACTCGATGCGCGATGTAGTGAAGGATGTTCTTGACTCTTTAACACCACGCGAGGCAAAGGTATTGCGGATGCGTTTTGGTGTTGAGATGAGCACCGATCACACCCTCGAGGAAGTTGGTAAACAGTTTGATGTGACCCGTGAGCGGATCCGTCAAATTGAGGCTAAGGCATTACGGAAAATGCGTCACCCCAGCCGCAGTGATAAGCTGAAGACTTTCCTCGAAGAAGATTAATCAAGTCTTAGGGGCCCATAGCTCAGTTGGTTAGAGCAGAGGACTCATAATCCTTTGGTCCCAGGTTCAAGTCCTGGTGGGCCCACCAGAAAACAAAAACCCTCATCGACCACGATGGGGGTTTATTTATAGATTAGTAGTGACCTATAAAGATAGTCTTACAATTTCAGCACTATGAATCCATCCGAGCAAAGTAATTCAAATTCAGCTAATCAAGATACTCAAGATGATCAAATCTCGGCTTCGGATAGTTTTGAGGTTAAACCTGAGCCTAAACCTACCATGAGTAAGAGAGAGATCATGGAGGAGTTATCTCGACAACGATTTCCATGGGAAGAATAGGTGCTTATTCTTAGGAAAAACTAGTGCAGTCTGGTTTTTATCTCTCGATTATTCTCGCAAGTTTAGGCGCATTACTATTTGCTGCTAAAGCGATTGTGGTGAAATTTTCCTATCAGTATGGTGCTACTGCAGATATCGTTCTGACCCTGCGGATGGTATTTTCACTCCCAATCTTTTGGCTAGCGGTATGGTGGAACCAGCAGATCACATCACCACAACCACTCATCAGAAAGGATGTGATCAAAGTCTGTGCGATTGGCTTATTGGGCTATTTTGTATCGAGCTACTTAGATTTCCTCGGACTGCATTACATTTCTGTTGGGCTAGAGCGCGTGATTTTGTATTTAATTCCAGCCATCGTATTAGTACTGTCAAAGTTCTTATTGAAAAAAACAATTGATCGGCGGCAATATTGGGCGATGGCCGTCGCCTATCTTGGGATCACCCTAGTTTTTTTGCATGATATACAGTTCAATGGACAGAGTGCTGTATTTTTGGGTGGCATATTGGTCTTTTTGTCAGCCGTGGCGTACTCGATCTATTTGATCTATGCCGGTGAGCTCGTAGGGCGGGTAGGGAGTATCCGAATGGTGGCACTTGCGAGCGCCTCAGCTACGGCTGCAACCTGCATTCAGTCACTTGTCTTGGGCGTCAGTCAGCTTTTTGTGCAGCAGCCCGAGGTCTATTACTTTGCGCTTATCAACGCCTTGTTTTGTACCTTTATCCCTATGCTTTTTATCATGATGGCCGTTAACCGCATTGGTTCAAGCTTGACTGCTCAGGCGGGTACGATTGGTCCAGTAGGCACCGCATTCTTGGGGTGGTATTTCCTCAGCGAGCCAGTGAGTGCTTTACAGCTTGCGGGAATTGCTATTGTATTAATTGGAATTGCAATTTTGTTATCGATTGGCAAGTCCAATCCAAACCCAGCAGCAGCCGAATAATGACTTAATTTTTGAATGTGACCACGTGGTCAGCGCCCAAGCGAATACCAATTTTTTCGCCAATCGCATGGTTGTGGTGGCTAGGGACAAAGGCAAATACCTCTTGGCCCGAATTGAGTTTAAGGGTGTATAAAAAATCGGCACCACGAAACGCCTTACGCACAACCTCTGCTTGCATCGGACTTTCATCGTCGTGCTGAATATCATCGGCACGTAAGAGCACATCAATTTGTTTTCCAGGACTTAATGCTTCACCTGGATCCAATTGCAGTTGTCCAAGTTCAATCTCAACGGCACCTCCATCTTGGGTTTTGCCTTTAATAAAGACACCCCGACCTATAAACTCGGCCACATAGCGTGTATTCGGTTTGTGATAAAGATCGTAGGGAGTATCCCATTGAATGATCTTGCCCTCATTCATCACTCCGATATGATCCGCAATTGCAAAGGCTTCAAATTGATCATGCGTGACGAGCAGGGCAGTTACCCCGTTGGCTTTGAGGATATCGCGCATCTCACTAGCCAGGCGCTCACGTAAATCGATATCTAAATTTGAGAATGGCTCATCGAGCAAGATCAGATCGGGTTCGGGTGCCATGGCTCGTGCCAGTGCCACACGTTGTTGTTGTCCGCCAGAGAGTTCGTGGGGATAAGCACTTGCTCTGTCGTCAAGTGCTACCCGCTCCAACCAATGCATACCAATTTTCTGGCGTTCTGCATTAGTGCCTGTCCGTAGCCCAAACATGACGTTCTCAAGAACGCTAAGGTGTGGAAATAAAGCAAAGTCCTGAAAGACCATGCCAACTTTGCGCTCTGCTGGGGAAATTCGTTGGCTGGGTGAGCTCACCGTTTTGCCATGGATTTTGATCTCACCGGTTTGCACAGGCTCAAAGCCGCAAATGGCACGCAATACGGTGGATTTACCGCAACCCGATGGGCCCAAGAGGCAGGCAATATCCCCTTTAGGAAGTTGGAAACTGAGGCTATTGACAATCCGAATGACGCCCGAGCCTTCCTGTTTAGGAAACTCGATCGCAATGTTTTCGAGGGAAATCAGGGCTGGATTGGAATTCATCCCTATAATTTTCGCATTGAATCATAAAAAATCATATAAACACCACAACCCATCTACTTATTCGATCCATTACCGCACTGAATGCGCATAAGCTCTATTTTCTTAGCTCTGACTCTTAGCCTACCTATTCTGGGGTTGATCTTAGCTGCCCTATTGGGTCAACCCAGCCCAATCGGATCGGACGGGATGGTCTCTGGGAGTACGCTAACCCACCTTTGGAATTATGTGTTGACGGATTACATCGTTACAACGCTCCTGCTTTGCTTCGGCGTTGGTATTGGTGTTTTCATTCTAGGGGTGGGTAATGCATGGCTGATAGCGAACTATCAATTTCCAGGAAAGGCAATCTTTGAATGGGCCTTAATCTTGCCACTCGCAGTTCCTGCTTATGTGATGGCGTATTTGTTTGTGGATTTCTTGCAGCATGCTGGCCCCGTGCAAACCATGTTACGTGACAATTTAGGTCTTACAGTGTCATTACCGGATCCGCGCTCCTTAGGTGGTGCGATGTGGACCTTCACTATGTGTTTGTATCCCTATGTGTATTTGGTCGCGCGCACCTCTTTTTTAGATCGCAGTGCACGATTTATGGAGGTTGCTGAAACCTTAGGTTATACCAGTGTGGAAGCATTTATCAAGCTGGTACTGCCCATGGCAAGGCCTGCGATCTTTACCGGTATTGCTTTGACGCTTATGGAGGTATTGGCTGATTTTGGGGCAGTATCCTACTTTGGCTTACAAACCTTTGCGACCGGTATTTTTAAGGCCTGGTTATCGTTTGGGGATCGAAGTGCTGCAGTGCATTTATCCCTAATGCTCCTGAGTTTTGTCTTAATAGTGTTTTATTGGGAGCGTCACAATCGAGCCAGGCAACGCTATGCCCTTACCAATACAAATACTCGACCTGCCATCCCGAAACGCTTAGTGGGTTCCCATGCGCTCTATGCCTTTTTATTCTGCGCCCTGACGCTCATATTTGCATTCATTTTGCCAATGGCAGTTTTATTTGATCTTGTTAGCGAGCAGGGTCTTGAAATGGATTCGCGCTACTGGGCATGGTTAAAGAATTCATTAAGCTTATCGGCATTTACTGCCATCTTAGCTGTACTTTGCGCACTCTTTTTGGCGTATGCCGCACGCCTTACCCAAAGTAAAACGCTGCAAGGGGTCAATCGCTTACTCACGGTTGGTTATGCCTTACCCGGCGCAGTTTTGGGCGTTGGCATTTTGTCTCTTTTGGGTTTGTTGGATATCGCATGGTTAATGTCGATAAGTGTTGGGGTATTGGTCTACGCTTATCTAATTCGTTTTCTATCTGCCGGCTTACAAAGTATTGAGACCGGATTGACTCGTATTACCCCTGCGATGGATGGCACCGCTGCGCTCTTGGGCGCCAAGCCGCTGGAGATGATTTGGCGGATTCATTTGCCATTATTAAAGCGTAGCGTTTTAACTGCCTTGTTATTTGTGTTTGTCGATGTAATGAAAGAGCTGCCTGCCACATTACTGTTGCGACCTTTTAACCTGGATACCTTGGCAGTTGCCACCTATCAATTGGCAGCCGACGAACGCTTAACCGAGCTCGCATTACCTGCCTTAAGCATTGTTTTAGTTGGACTTTTACCGGTTATCTTGCTATCGCGGGCGATTGCCCAGAAACGGTAAAAAACCACAGAAGTACCAATATGATTGATAATCATTCTCATTTGTATTACACTAAAGTTTTTGTATTCGTTAATAGGAATGGTTTGATATGCATGAAATTGGCTGGGCGCATTCGTCGGTATTGAAAAAAATTTCCCTGATACCGAGTTTAGTTTTTGGGCTTGTTATAACCTTGGGTTCATCGCCAAATCATGCGGCTGAGCCAAATACGGTACTTAATCTGTATTCTGCGCGACATTATCAAACTGATGAAGCCCTTTATGCCAACTTCACAAAAAGTACTGGTATCAAGATTAACCGGATTGAAGCTGATGACAACGCCTTGCTCGAACGCTTAAATAGCGAAGGTGTTAAAAGTCCAGCCGATGTGATTTTATTAGTTGATGCCGCACGGTTGTGGCGCGCTCAGGTCAATGGTATGTTTAGGCCAATTCAGTCCAAGGTGTTGGATCAGCGTATACCAGCCAACCTTCGCGCCAAGGCCGATGCGGATGGCACCACCTGGTATGGATTCTCAACTCGGGCGCGCATTATGGTGTACAACAAAGATCGCATTAAACCCGATGATGTGAACACCTATGAGAAGTTGGCTGACCCAATCAATAAAGGTAAGGTATGCACTCGTTCCGGTTCGCACCCCTACATGTTGTCATTGGTTGGTGCTCTGATTGAGCGTGATGGCACTGCGGCAACTGAGAAGTGGGCTAAAGGAATGGTCGCCAATATGGCGCGTGCGCCCAAAGGCGGTGATACCGATCAAATCCGTGCTGTCGCATCGGGTGAGTGCGCGGTTGCATTAACCAACTCTTACTACTTGGCACGTTTAATGCGCTCGACCAAGCCCGAGGATATTGCCGCGCTTGCCAAACTAGGCCATATTTGGCCCAATCAAAATGCCGGTGGTGTGCATATCAATATTTCTGGGGGTGGCGTAGCTAAAAATGCACCCAATCCACAGGCTGCTGTGAAGTTTTTGGAGTATTTAGCAAGCGACGCTGCGCAGATCTATTTAGCCGATGGTAATAATGAATGGCCGGTCGTTGCGGGAGTGAAGCTTGATAATCCTGCTTTGAAAGCGCTCGGACCCTATCAAGTCGAAAAGGTATCAATCGCTGCGATCGGGCGCAATCAAGTAGCAGCTCAGCGGATCTTGGATCAGGCGGGTTACCGCTAGAGTGCTATCCCCGGCCAACAAATGGCATCTTGCTGGCCATGATGGTCATGAACAAGATATTACTTTCAGGCGGCAGTTTGGCCATTTGTAAAACTGCTTGCCCAACATGATCCACATCCATCCGCGGCTCGACTTTGATCGAACCATCGGCTTGCATAATGCCGTTAGCCATGCGTTCGGTCATCTCGGTAGCGGCATTCCCAATATCAATTTGACCGCAATTAATGTTAAATGGCCTACCGTCAAGTGCAATGGATTTGGTGAGTCCTGTGATGGCATGTTTGGTGGACGTATATGGTGCGGTATTGGGTCTTGGGGCATGCGCAGAAATTGAGCCATTATTAATAATGCGACCACCTTGGGGCGATTGGGACTTCATCATGCGCATGGCTTCTTGGGAGCATAAAAATGCACCGCAGAGATTACTGTTCACGACATTCATCCACTGCTCGTAGGAAAGCTCGTCCATAGGAATTGCTGGCGCACCCGTTCCTGCATTATTAAATAGCACATCAATGCGGCCAAATTGATCTTTAAGCTGACGAAATAAGGTCTTCACCTCTTCGGGTTTGCCCACATCGCAAGCTACTGCTAAGCAGTTCGTTGTATTTCCACCAATTTCCTTGATTGCTTTTTGTAAACGTTCGAGATTGCGTCCGGTAAGCACTACCGAAAATCCGTCACTTAGAAGGGCTTTGGCTGCAGCTTTACCAATACCAGTTCCAGCACCGGTAACAAGGGCAACACGCAGGGGGTTTGAGTTCGTTGGCATGGATTTAATCAGGGCATAATGGTTAAAAATAGAATGATAAAGCCATGACCATTTTGTATCGGATCGCCTCCCGACCTGCCTATTTGGTTACGGCGTTTATCGTACTGATTGCAAGTATTTTTTTGACGATCTGGTTGCTATTGCCAGGACCCCCCAAGACGCTAACAATTGCGACTGGATTTCCGGACGGGCTTTATCACCAGTTTGCAAAACAGCTACAAGTAGAGCTCGCCAAAGAAAAGATTGTCCTAAGAATTCAGAATACGGGTGGTAGTGTTGATAACCTGGCACTGATGGCCGATTCCAAATCCGGAGTCGATTTAGCCATCATACAAAGTGGTGTGGGTAATCCAAATCAGTATCCAAAACTCACGGCATTAGCTGGTCTTTTCTATGAACCCCTTTGGGTTTGGTATCGGCCCGACGCCTTTATCAAAGACGGGGGGTCTTTACGGCAATTAAGTCAACTCAAAGGAAAAAAAGTATCGATCGGCAACGAGGGAAGTGGTACGAACATGCTCTCCCAAGCTATTCTTAAACTCAATGACATTGAGTCAACACAACTCAATCTAGTTAGCCTTAGTCCCGATGAGGCAATTAAGCAATTGCGCCAGGGTGGAATTGATGTTGCCATGATTGTTTTGGCAGGTGAAGCACCTTTATTGAAAGATTTTTATCAATTACCCGGTATTCGCTTGATGGATTTTGACCAAGCAGAGACCTACACCCGAGTTTTGCCTTACCTCAATCGAGTTGATATCCCTCGAGGCCTTGTAAGTATTGCCCATGATTTACCTAAGCAAGATATTCATGTGATTGCGCCTACCGCCACTTTGGTTGCGCACTCTGATATCAATCCTGCTACGGTGAGTCTACTGTTGGGAACCACATACGATATATTACGTAATTACTCACGCTTACAAAAGCCTGGTGAGTTTCCATCGAGCAAGGGCTTAGATTTTCCAATTGATTTAGATGCCGAGATATTCTTAAAGGATGGCCCCTCGTTTTTCTATCGGCATTTACCGTTTTGGGGTGCGGTGTGGTTAGAGCGTGTAATCAAGATCTTAATTCCCTTGCTGATTATTTTGTTGCCCATCTTTACCTATTTACCCGTGATTCTGAACCTAAGCTTAAAGATAAGACTGGGTCGCCTTTATAAGACCTTAAAGACTATCGAAAAGCGATTTGCGGCTTCAAAAAATACGGATGAGTTATTGTCTGGGCTCAATGATCTCGAAAATCGTATAGAGCGTTTGAATGTGTCTGCGATCCAGTCAAAAGAACTTTATGATCTACGAATGCATATTGCCTTGGTGCGTGATCAGTTAAAACAGGCAAAATAAGGCTTGCATGTTAGCGCCACCATTTACCCCCTTCGAACAGCTGCAGCATTCCCTCCAAGACCGGGGTTATGCGGTTCTATCCCCCGATAGCCTGAGCCAATTGGTGAAGGTTCATCTTGGGGATTTGCAAAACCTCAAGAGCTATTGGAACAATCTACCTCGCGACCCGTATTTGAAAGATGGCGGACGGTATCGCTTTCGTCGCCATGGGAGCTATGTCATTAATCCAGGGCAGGTCGAGTTAGCTCCCCATCGTGCGCATTGGCAATCGCTTGATTACAACGCTTTGCATGGTGGAATTGAGCGCTGGTTCGAGCCCCTGGAGCCCGCCCTACAAGCGAATCAGAATTGGCAGAAACTGATGTTGGGGATATCGTATTTATTTCCAGATTCACCAAGATGGTACGTCGAGGCCCATCCATTTCGGATTGATACTAGCGATGGGATTGGACGCCCCACACCCGAGGGAGCGCATCGCGATGGCGTTGATTATGTCGTAGTGATCTTGGTTGACCGAGTCGGCGTTAAGGGTGGAGAAACCCGGATTTTTGAAGCACAAGGCTCAATTGGCTTGCGGTTTACCTTACAGGATTCTTGGACGGCTTTGGTTCTAAATGATGCAAAGATGATTCATGAGACCACGCCAATTCAGCCAATCGGATCCTATGGCTATCGCGATACCCTGGTGGTCACCTTTCGGCGTAATGGTTTTCAAGAGCCACCACACCGGCAAGATCAATAAATTAGTTTGTCATGAGCATTTTGAAGGGGAATACACCATGGATGTTGTTAGCCCAAGTTGGGGCTTTATTGGGCTTTGCGGCTTATGCCGTGACCCTGACAACTTTGCAACGCGAGTGGGGCCTATCTAATTTTGAATCCGGTCTAATCGCCAGTGCATTTTTTGTGGGATATATCGCCGTAGTACCATTTGCCACGGCTCTAACCGATCAGATGGATGCAAGGCGCATTTACATGATTGGAAGTTTTTTCGCAATCACAGGTCAATTGGGGATGGGCTTTGTAGCAAGTGGCTTTATTAGCGCTTGCGCTTGCATGATGGTAAGCGGTGCAGGGTTGGCGGCCACCTACATGCCGGGGCTCAAAATCCTATCCGATAGACTCATCCAGGGCGAAATCACCCGGCACATTTCGTTTTACACAGCATTCTTTGGAGTGGGTACAGGACTCTCTTACGTCATCTCGGGTTGGGTATTGAGTATGGGTGACTGGCACAGTGTGTACCGCTGGGTTGCCTTAGGCCCAACCACTTCCTTACTCATCGTACTTGCATTCATTCGGCCGACACGCCATTCTCACTGGCAAGAAAAAATTACCATCGATTGGCGCAATATTTTTCCGATTCGTAAGTGGCAACAGGTTTTGCAAAATCGTAATGCCTCGGGATACATTCTTGGATACACCGTTCATTCGCTTGAACTCTTTGCCTCTCGTAGTTGGTTGGTAGCTTTTTTTATTCTTAGCACTCAGCTCTCAGGCGAGCAATTTATTTTGGCAGCAACCACACTTGCTGGAGTGATCAATTTCTTTGGGGTACCTGCTTCAATTTTAGGCAACGAGCTTGCCTTAAAAGTGGGCCGTCAGAAATGGGTTTGTATTGTGATGATCACGAGCGCTATTTTTGGAGTTACTCTCGCATACTCAATGGGGCATGCGAGCTGGCTTATTTTGACGCTTGCGATTGGCCATGCCATTTTCATCATGGCGGATTCGGCTACGCTGACCGCAGGGCTGGTGACGAGCGCCGATGAGAAGCTCAAAGGGGCTGCAATGGGCTTGCATTCGCTCATGGGTTTTGGCGGGGGATTATTAGGCCCAGCAATCTTTGGCTTTGTCCTTGATCTTACTGGATCACAATTGGATCGAGTCTCTTGGATCTGGGCCTATGCCTCAATCGTAGTTTGGGGACTGCTATTTGTAATCTATGAGC
This genomic window from Polynucleobacter sp. MWH-UH24A contains:
- a CDS encoding 2OG-Fe dioxygenase family protein, which encodes MLAPPFTPFEQLQHSLQDRGYAVLSPDSLSQLVKVHLGDLQNLKSYWNNLPRDPYLKDGGRYRFRRHGSYVINPGQVELAPHRAHWQSLDYNALHGGIERWFEPLEPALQANQNWQKLMLGISYLFPDSPRWYVEAHPFRIDTSDGIGRPTPEGAHRDGVDYVVVILVDRVGVKGGETRIFEAQGSIGLRFTLQDSWTALVLNDAKMIHETTPIQPIGSYGYRDTLVVTFRRNGFQEPPHRQDQ
- a CDS encoding SDR family oxidoreductase, producing MPTNSNPLRVALVTGAGTGIGKAAAKALLSDGFSVVLTGRNLERLQKAIKEIGGNTTNCLAVACDVGKPEEVKTLFRQLKDQFGRIDVLFNNAGTGAPAIPMDELSYEQWMNVVNSNLCGAFLCSQEAMRMMKSQSPQGGRIINNGSISAHAPRPNTAPYTSTKHAITGLTKSIALDGRPFNINCGQIDIGNAATEMTERMANGIMQADGSIKVEPRMDVDHVGQAVLQMAKLPPESNILFMTIMASKMPFVGRG
- a CDS encoding nitrate/nitrite transporter; the encoded protein is MSILKGNTPWMLLAQVGALLGFAAYAVTLTTLQREWGLSNFESGLIASAFFVGYIAVVPFATALTDQMDARRIYMIGSFFAITGQLGMGFVASGFISACACMMVSGAGLAATYMPGLKILSDRLIQGEITRHISFYTAFFGVGTGLSYVISGWVLSMGDWHSVYRWVALGPTTSLLIVLAFIRPTRHSHWQEKITIDWRNIFPIRKWQQVLQNRNASGYILGYTVHSLELFASRSWLVAFFILSTQLSGEQFILAATTLAGVINFFGVPASILGNELALKVGRQKWVCIVMITSAIFGVTLAYSMGHASWLILTLAIGHAIFIMADSATLTAGLVTSADEKLKGAAMGLHSLMGFGGGLLGPAIFGFVLDLTGSQLDRVSWIWAYASIVVWGLLFVIYERRKGWVH
- a CDS encoding extracellular solute-binding protein, whose protein sequence is MHEIGWAHSSVLKKISLIPSLVFGLVITLGSSPNHAAEPNTVLNLYSARHYQTDEALYANFTKSTGIKINRIEADDNALLERLNSEGVKSPADVILLVDAARLWRAQVNGMFRPIQSKVLDQRIPANLRAKADADGTTWYGFSTRARIMVYNKDRIKPDDVNTYEKLADPINKGKVCTRSGSHPYMLSLVGALIERDGTAATEKWAKGMVANMARAPKGGDTDQIRAVASGECAVALTNSYYLARLMRSTKPEDIAALAKLGHIWPNQNAGGVHINISGGGVAKNAPNPQAAVKFLEYLASDAAQIYLADGNNEWPVVAGVKLDNPALKALGPYQVEKVSIAAIGRNQVAAQRILDQAGYR
- a CDS encoding TAXI family TRAP transporter solute-binding subunit, with amino-acid sequence MTILYRIASRPAYLVTAFIVLIASIFLTIWLLLPGPPKTLTIATGFPDGLYHQFAKQLQVELAKEKIVLRIQNTGGSVDNLALMADSKSGVDLAIIQSGVGNPNQYPKLTALAGLFYEPLWVWYRPDAFIKDGGSLRQLSQLKGKKVSIGNEGSGTNMLSQAILKLNDIESTQLNLVSLSPDEAIKQLRQGGIDVAMIVLAGEAPLLKDFYQLPGIRLMDFDQAETYTRVLPYLNRVDIPRGLVSIAHDLPKQDIHVIAPTATLVAHSDINPATVSLLLGTTYDILRNYSRLQKPGEFPSSKGLDFPIDLDAEIFLKDGPSFFYRHLPFWGAVWLERVIKILIPLLIILLPIFTYLPVILNLSLKIRLGRLYKTLKTIEKRFAASKNTDELLSGLNDLENRIERLNVSAIQSKELYDLRMHIALVRDQLKQAK